A portion of the Mesobacillus sp. AQ2 genome contains these proteins:
- a CDS encoding Hsp20/alpha crystallin family protein: MFPWNMLPFDKNSQRKFLEMKPEEIENYVQQMMGKMLQPDMKGMFKPEEWLKGMQQQDASPSDKPTNKLNAEIFETHDFVYVRVPLKNDTWLNQMKMFYTSNQVIIEHIPDFSDKHTIVLPATVKRKGASATHRDGVLELRLPKIVDLQFSEIDIST; encoded by the coding sequence TTGTTTCCATGGAATATGTTGCCGTTCGATAAAAATTCACAAAGAAAGTTTCTGGAGATGAAACCTGAAGAAATCGAAAACTATGTTCAGCAAATGATGGGTAAAATGCTCCAGCCAGATATGAAAGGGATGTTTAAGCCTGAAGAGTGGTTAAAAGGAATGCAGCAACAAGACGCTTCACCATCAGACAAACCGACAAATAAATTGAACGCGGAAATTTTCGAAACCCATGACTTTGTATATGTAAGGGTGCCTCTAAAAAATGACACATGGCTGAATCAAATGAAAATGTTTTATACTTCAAATCAGGTAATCATTGAACACATACCTGACTTCTCTGATAAACACACAATTGTGTTGCCAGCGACAGTGAAGCGCAAGGGTGCATCCGCCACCCACCGGGATGGAGTATTAGAGCTTCGGCTGCCCAAGATTGTCGATCTCCAGTTTTCCGAAATCGATATTTCGACTTAA
- a CDS encoding GTP-binding protein: MKKAEVYVLSGFLGTGKTTLLKRLLQHEKDAERNIAVMMNELGSVSIDSDAVDSDVPLKELLGGCICCTIQDKLESQLQGLLFDHDLDAIYIETTGAAHPVEVLDAVLSPLFADKLMIKGIITTVDGQQWLNRTSLDPQVHQLLLEQVKHADLVIINKSDLLSESQQAKISMDLQGLNPKAKCILSSYSKMPMKLLEGLAYSKKAESTDSHVLADLRLSTFVYRFQTAINQRAFEDFLRALPDSIYRIKGYVLFDHSPYPDLFQYSYGMPFYMKEYMKMPLNLVFIGQVTDWNNIEQQLRKLEE, from the coding sequence ATGAAAAAAGCAGAAGTTTATGTTTTGTCAGGATTTCTGGGAACAGGAAAAACGACTTTATTGAAGCGTCTTTTACAGCATGAAAAAGACGCTGAACGGAATATCGCTGTGATGATGAATGAGCTTGGCAGTGTATCGATTGATTCGGATGCCGTCGATTCGGATGTCCCGTTGAAAGAGTTATTGGGAGGATGCATTTGCTGTACAATCCAGGATAAACTTGAATCCCAGCTACAAGGATTGCTTTTCGATCATGACCTGGATGCGATCTATATTGAAACAACGGGTGCTGCACATCCGGTAGAAGTTTTGGATGCAGTTCTGTCACCGCTGTTTGCGGACAAACTGATGATCAAAGGAATTATCACGACTGTGGATGGGCAGCAATGGCTTAATAGAACAAGTCTCGATCCGCAGGTCCATCAGCTTTTACTTGAACAGGTCAAGCATGCTGACCTGGTCATTATCAATAAATCAGATTTGCTCAGTGAATCGCAACAGGCCAAAATCAGTATGGATCTTCAAGGCCTTAATCCTAAAGCGAAATGTATTTTGAGTTCTTATTCCAAGATGCCAATGAAGCTTTTGGAAGGATTGGCCTATTCAAAAAAAGCCGAAAGTACAGATTCACATGTGTTGGCGGATTTAAGACTGAGTACCTTTGTTTACCGGTTCCAGACTGCGATAAACCAAAGGGCATTTGAAGATTTTTTAAGGGCACTTCCGGATTCCATTTATCGCATTAAAGGATATGTATTGTTTGACCATTCCCCATATCCCGACTTATTCCAGTATTCATATGGCATGCCGTTCTATATGAAGGAATACATGAAGATGCCACTGAACCTCGTTTTCATTGGCCAGGTTACAGATTGGAACAACATAGAACAGCAGCTAAGGAAACTTGAAGAATAA
- a CDS encoding DUF4221 family protein: MKRTYLLAAVVFTALLSACSFESYEPIPKDSSIISTVNIKEMTISYYDMDKEEKLPDWRVDRPYIGGMILPDGDTLLLYGKTLETVDLYSLSKGEKIDSWETGEGIVNSLLVSDGTEIAFADQNRESIRFFDVNGKEVKEVRAEKDPLTLLEAEDKLYVISYNQDMLTVIDVMNKERLPGFKVHPAAAGAIMSTGKDELWIGGHGKGTQIEERIHIYDLKTGTLKKEIPAPVMPVDFTKNEDNIFVLSHGSNTLYKLSGEGTKKDSIKVGANPFEIEVFEDKLIVAGYDSNEVYIINPESLSIEKTLKVGDGPFQIVTRER; encoded by the coding sequence ATGAAGCGGACCTATTTGTTGGCAGCGGTGGTTTTCACTGCTTTGTTATCTGCCTGTTCTTTCGAATCATATGAACCAATCCCAAAAGATTCTTCTATTATATCTACAGTGAACATAAAAGAAATGACCATTTCTTATTATGATATGGATAAAGAGGAAAAATTGCCTGATTGGAGGGTTGACCGTCCATATATAGGCGGAATGATCCTGCCTGATGGGGACACTCTCCTGCTTTACGGAAAAACCTTGGAAACGGTCGATCTCTATTCATTAAGCAAAGGGGAAAAAATCGATTCCTGGGAAACAGGTGAAGGGATCGTTAATTCTTTATTAGTTAGTGACGGAACGGAAATAGCCTTTGCTGATCAAAACAGGGAAAGCATCCGTTTTTTTGATGTTAACGGGAAAGAAGTGAAAGAGGTCAGGGCGGAGAAAGACCCTTTGACACTCCTTGAAGCGGAAGACAAACTTTATGTGATCAGCTATAACCAGGATATGCTCACTGTTATTGATGTGATGAATAAAGAAAGGCTCCCTGGATTTAAAGTTCATCCTGCGGCGGCAGGGGCAATAATGAGCACAGGAAAAGATGAGCTATGGATAGGCGGGCATGGCAAAGGAACCCAAATTGAAGAGCGAATACACATTTATGATCTGAAAACCGGGACGTTAAAAAAAGAAATACCAGCTCCTGTAATGCCAGTGGATTTTACCAAGAATGAAGACAATATTTTTGTTTTGAGCCATGGATCCAATACGCTGTATAAATTGTCAGGGGAAGGGACAAAGAAGGATTCGATCAAGGTAGGTGCCAATCCTTTTGAAATTGAGGTTTTTGAAGATAAGCTGATTGTTGCCGGTTATGATAGCAACGAGGTGTATATCATCAACCCCGAAAGCTTATCGATTGAAAAAACGCTGAAAGTCGGCGATGGCCCCTTTCAAATAGTTACGAGGGAGAGATAA
- a CDS encoding CAP domain-containing protein translates to MKKKLIFSVAAAAALFAANPVMNKADASTIQTKVYYYQSGNLNDLNVDSIMQKYFKNYQFSWKQAAPAQKQAAPVQKNDQKQTEAPQPAKVQQPAKAPAPAPVKEPAKSPSQVAAKAPASSAVSAYEQKVVELTNQERAKNGLKPLALDTELSKVAREKSRDMQSKGYFSHTSPTYGSPFDMMKKFGITYRSAGENIAMGQPTPEEVVKAWMNSSGHRANILNSSYTHIGVGHVANGNYWTQMFIGK, encoded by the coding sequence ATGAAAAAGAAATTGATCTTTTCAGTAGCAGCAGCTGCAGCATTATTCGCTGCTAATCCAGTTATGAATAAAGCAGATGCATCAACTATACAGACAAAGGTTTACTATTACCAAAGCGGGAATCTCAACGATCTGAATGTAGATTCTATTATGCAAAAGTATTTCAAGAATTATCAATTCTCTTGGAAACAAGCAGCGCCAGCTCAAAAGCAAGCAGCACCAGTTCAAAAGAATGACCAGAAGCAAACAGAAGCTCCTCAACCTGCAAAAGTTCAGCAGCCTGCGAAAGCACCGGCTCCTGCGCCAGTCAAGGAACCTGCAAAGTCTCCTTCACAGGTAGCCGCTAAAGCACCAGCTTCCTCAGCTGTAAGTGCTTATGAACAAAAAGTAGTAGAGCTGACAAACCAGGAGAGAGCTAAGAACGGTTTAAAACCACTTGCACTTGATACGGAATTGAGCAAAGTTGCCAGGGAAAAATCCCGTGATATGCAAAGCAAGGGCTACTTCAGCCATACAAGCCCAACTTATGGTTCACCATTTGATATGATGAAGAAGTTTGGCATCACATATCGCTCAGCTGGTGAGAATATCGCTATGGGCCAGCCAACACCTGAAGAGGTAGTGAAAGCATGGATGAACAGTTCAGGCCACCGTGCCAACATTCTTAACTCAAGCTACACTCACATCGGTGTAGGTCATGTAGCAAACGGCAATTACTGGACTCAAATGTTCATCGGCAAGTAA
- a CDS encoding metal-sensitive transcriptional regulator gives MEYNKEIVNRLKRIEGQVRGSIRLLDEQEECKSVVTQLSAIRSAVDRTIALIVSKNLEQCLISDLQEGRETSQAVNDAVELLVKSRK, from the coding sequence GTGGAGTACAATAAAGAAATAGTCAATCGCTTGAAAAGGATCGAGGGGCAGGTTCGGGGCAGCATACGCTTATTGGATGAACAGGAAGAATGCAAGTCGGTAGTGACTCAGCTGTCAGCAATCCGTTCTGCAGTCGATCGTACCATTGCCTTGATCGTCAGCAAGAATCTAGAACAATGCTTGATCAGTGATTTACAGGAAGGCCGGGAAACATCGCAGGCAGTAAATGATGCAGTAGAACTGCTTGTCAAGAGCAGGAAATAA
- a CDS encoding rhodanese-like domain-containing protein, which produces MRQMTPTEVQNKLGTNEFEVVDVREVSEVAQGKIPGAIHIPLGLLEFRMNELDKNKTYVMVCRSGGRSSRASQFLDYYGYNVINMQGGMMAWEGPTE; this is translated from the coding sequence ATGCGTCAAATGACACCAACAGAAGTGCAAAATAAATTAGGTACCAATGAATTTGAAGTTGTGGATGTTCGTGAGGTAAGTGAGGTTGCACAAGGAAAGATTCCAGGTGCGATCCACATTCCACTGGGACTTCTTGAGTTCAGGATGAATGAACTGGACAAGAACAAAACATATGTAATGGTTTGCCGTTCTGGCGGCCGCAGTTCTAGAGCATCGCAATTCCTTGATTATTACGGATATAATGTGATCAATATGCAGGGCGGTATGATGGCATGGGAAGGTCCAACTGAATAA
- a CDS encoding DNA alkylation repair protein, with the protein MSKPYRCPNCKTNRTRFNMISQVPQPVKLNPQSGEIVEQYSNDQLDPFHLPYKGPEMKIQCAACGLVEDEKTFAKFGES; encoded by the coding sequence ATGAGCAAACCGTATCGTTGTCCTAATTGCAAAACCAATCGGACCAGATTCAATATGATTTCCCAGGTTCCTCAGCCTGTAAAATTAAACCCCCAATCAGGAGAGATTGTGGAACAGTATTCTAATGACCAATTGGATCCCTTCCACCTTCCTTATAAAGGTCCGGAAATGAAAATCCAATGTGCAGCCTGCGGTCTTGTTGAAGATGAAAAAACCTTTGCCAAATTCGGTGAAAGTTAA
- a CDS encoding response regulator transcription factor, with the protein MNPVNVLIIDDEEDMRNLVQMYLENSGFTCVHAADGVEGLRKLKEQKFDLVILDIMMPFEDGFAVCGKIRAFSQVPIIFLSAKGEEWDKVKGLQLGGDDYIVKPFSPGELVARINALLRRTSFVKNEDETVILGKITIDKKGRRVSVDSEIVPLTLKEFELLVFLVKHQGQALSREQLLEYVWGMDYHGSLRTVDTHIKTLRMKLGTGDYIQTIWGVGYKFEVPAG; encoded by the coding sequence ATGAATCCCGTAAATGTTCTGATCATTGATGACGAAGAGGATATGCGTAACCTCGTTCAAATGTATCTGGAAAACTCAGGTTTTACATGTGTTCATGCAGCTGATGGTGTGGAAGGATTGAGGAAGCTGAAAGAACAGAAATTCGACCTGGTGATTCTCGATATCATGATGCCATTTGAGGATGGCTTTGCGGTATGCGGAAAAATACGCGCTTTTTCACAAGTGCCGATTATATTTTTATCAGCAAAAGGAGAAGAATGGGATAAAGTGAAGGGCCTACAGCTTGGAGGGGATGATTATATCGTCAAGCCATTCAGTCCAGGTGAGCTGGTAGCAAGAATCAATGCGCTGTTAAGAAGGACATCTTTCGTTAAGAATGAAGATGAGACCGTTATTCTGGGTAAAATCACCATCGATAAAAAGGGAAGAAGAGTTAGTGTAGACAGTGAGATTGTTCCACTGACGCTCAAGGAATTCGAGCTGCTCGTCTTTCTCGTCAAACACCAGGGCCAGGCCCTGAGCAGGGAACAACTGCTTGAATATGTATGGGGGATGGATTACCATGGCAGTTTAAGAACGGTGGATACACATATTAAGACACTGCGAATGAAACTGGGTACAGGTGACTATATACAAACTATATGGGGTGTCGGGTATAAGTTCGAGGTGCCGGCAGGATGA
- a CDS encoding ATP-binding protein, producing MISFSDSLFKKLWLTVTATILITVLYSFFLSYLFYEKLYVDIVEESLMAEGNRLASDYKGGPLTDEMRQQVEWYNEKSESEVFLVSNPKELSACLPYSIDYETLIGQEEREQLLEGEPVLKSGFEERFGRKILAVAIPLLDNSRLEGIIYLYVPLAKISELTVDFSFLWLIGGVVFIVIAAYLGFKMLHRLTRPLAAMKQAAEKVSDGDYSARVDIQSNDEIGELAKAFNHMSESVQKEDEKKREFLADVSHELRTPISYIKGYSEAMEAGIIKDPEERNKYLKLINRESARMVKIVEDLLDLSRLDAEEYKLVKSPFSLAQLIDDFIIKYEPAMNEKHISLSLDLDPDIIINGDEGRLEQIFQNIIDNSIRYTEKDGMISIRLNKHSFGCKVEIQDTGIGIPDEDIAKLTDRFYRVNKARSRADGGTGLGLAIVDKLVKLHNGKMEIASELGKGTTIKLYFPVIK from the coding sequence ATGATTTCTTTTTCAGACAGCCTATTTAAAAAGCTATGGCTGACGGTTACAGCGACAATCTTGATTACCGTATTATATTCGTTTTTCTTATCTTACCTATTTTACGAGAAACTTTATGTCGATATTGTCGAAGAATCGTTAATGGCTGAAGGTAACCGGCTTGCGAGCGACTATAAGGGCGGACCACTGACAGATGAAATGAGGCAGCAAGTGGAATGGTACAATGAAAAATCAGAATCAGAGGTTTTTCTTGTCAGCAATCCCAAGGAGTTAAGTGCCTGCCTGCCCTATTCAATCGATTATGAGACGCTTATCGGACAAGAAGAACGGGAGCAGCTTTTGGAAGGTGAGCCTGTACTGAAATCTGGTTTTGAAGAGAGATTCGGCCGGAAAATACTTGCTGTTGCCATTCCTCTTCTTGATAATAGCAGACTTGAAGGGATTATATACCTTTACGTCCCGCTAGCCAAAATTTCCGAACTAACCGTTGATTTTTCATTTCTCTGGCTAATTGGTGGAGTAGTGTTCATTGTAATAGCTGCCTACCTTGGCTTTAAAATGCTTCACCGGCTTACGAGGCCTCTCGCAGCAATGAAGCAGGCAGCTGAAAAGGTATCTGATGGAGATTATTCGGCGCGTGTGGATATTCAGTCGAATGATGAGATTGGCGAGCTTGCAAAGGCCTTTAACCATATGTCAGAGTCTGTCCAAAAAGAGGATGAAAAAAAGAGGGAGTTCCTGGCTGATGTATCCCATGAACTCAGGACTCCTATCAGCTATATCAAAGGTTATAGTGAAGCAATGGAAGCTGGGATAATCAAAGATCCTGAAGAAAGAAATAAATACCTAAAACTCATCAACAGAGAATCTGCCAGGATGGTTAAAATTGTTGAGGACCTGCTTGATCTTTCAAGGCTGGATGCGGAAGAATACAAGCTGGTCAAAAGCCCTTTTTCGCTTGCGCAGCTTATCGATGATTTTATCATTAAGTATGAGCCGGCAATGAACGAAAAACATATCAGCCTGTCGCTTGATCTGGATCCGGATATTATCATCAATGGTGATGAAGGCAGACTGGAACAAATCTTTCAGAACATCATTGACAACTCCATTCGCTATACTGAAAAAGATGGAATGATATCAATCAGGCTGAACAAACATTCATTTGGCTGCAAAGTTGAAATCCAAGACACCGGTATTGGGATACCAGATGAAGATATTGCCAAGCTTACTGATCGCTTTTACAGGGTGAACAAGGCAAGGTCTCGAGCAGATGGCGGAACAGGCCTAGGTCTTGCCATCGTTGATAAATTAGTGAAGCTCCATAATGGAAAGATGGAAATTGCGAGCGAGCTTGGAAAAGGCACAACCATCAAGCTCTATTTTCCGGTAATAAAATGA
- a CDS encoding FixH family protein yields the protein MKRLWITIMVVLLGLFATACTQDQAEEEPQFLEVDLTANPEKAEKGEEITFEAKVSYGPEEVEDAEEVKFEIWRSQSEDHEKIVVDHAENGVYRLKKSFEEEGTYYIISHVTARRMHNMPKIEFVVGNPSEPEEGNSADMKMDDKDEHNKEESGH from the coding sequence ATGAAACGATTATGGATAACAATAATGGTGGTTCTGCTGGGACTGTTTGCAACGGCTTGTACGCAAGATCAAGCTGAAGAAGAGCCGCAATTTTTAGAAGTCGATCTCACTGCCAATCCTGAAAAAGCGGAGAAAGGTGAAGAGATTACATTTGAGGCCAAAGTTTCTTACGGACCGGAAGAAGTAGAAGATGCGGAAGAGGTTAAATTTGAAATCTGGCGTTCTCAGTCAGAGGACCATGAAAAGATTGTAGTAGACCATGCTGAAAATGGAGTATATCGATTGAAGAAGTCTTTTGAAGAAGAAGGGACCTACTATATTATTTCTCATGTCACGGCACGACGTATGCATAACATGCCAAAAATCGAATTTGTAGTCGGCAATCCAAGTGAGCCGGAAGAGGGCAACTCTGCTGACATGAAAATGGATGACAAGGATGAACATAATAAAGAAGAGAGCGGACACTGA
- the tnpA gene encoding IS200/IS605 family transposase, producing the protein MSKDNNSLAHTTWNGKYHIVFAPKYRRQIIYGKIKKDIGEILRTLCERKGVEIIEATACKDHVHMLVSIPPKISVSSFVGYLKGKSSLMIFDRHANLKYRYGNRKFWCTGYYVDTVGRNKKVIEEYIRNQIQDDIVAEQLTMMEYIDPFTGEEVKKKKRS; encoded by the coding sequence ATGTCTAAAGACAATAACAGTTTAGCACACACTACCTGGAATGGTAAGTATCACATCGTATTCGCCCCAAAGTATAGGAGACAGATCATTTATGGGAAAATCAAAAAAGATATTGGGGAAATATTGCGCACGTTATGTGAAAGAAAAGGTGTAGAAATAATTGAAGCAACTGCGTGTAAGGACCACGTACATATGTTAGTGAGTATCCCGCCAAAGATAAGTGTGTCCTCTTTTGTCGGTTACTTAAAAGGGAAAAGCAGTTTAATGATATTTGATCGGCACGCAAACCTGAAATATAGATATGGAAATCGTAAATTCTGGTGTACAGGATATTATGTGGATACCGTCGGAAGAAATAAAAAGGTGATAGAGGAATACATTCGAAATCAAATACAAGATGATATAGTCGCTGAGCAATTAACGATGATGGAATACATTGATCCATTCACCGGAGAAGAAGTGAAGAAAAAGAAACGAAGTTAG
- a CDS encoding rhodanese-like domain-containing protein, whose protein sequence is MDVIINVLIVVLAVAFLWSRLAPTKGVNQITTAQLREMVKTKPAGTQFVDVRTPGEYKGNHIKGFKNIPLQQLANRTGELSQEKDVVVICQSGMRSSQASKLLKKAGFKNVTNVKGGMSAW, encoded by the coding sequence ATGGATGTAATAATTAATGTGTTAATTGTTGTTTTAGCTGTAGCTTTCTTATGGAGCCGCTTAGCACCAACCAAAGGTGTGAATCAGATTACGACAGCACAGCTGCGTGAGATGGTGAAAACAAAGCCGGCAGGTACACAATTTGTTGACGTCAGAACTCCTGGCGAATATAAAGGAAACCATATTAAAGGGTTCAAAAATATTCCGCTTCAACAGCTGGCAAACCGCACAGGAGAACTATCTCAGGAAAAAGATGTAGTCGTCATTTGCCAAAGTGGCATGCGCAGCAGCCAGGCAAGCAAGTTATTGAAAAAAGCTGGATTTAAAAATGTTACAAATGTAAAGGGCGGCATGAGCGCCTGGTAA